CGTGCCCCTGGATCGCATAGCCGATGCGGCGGCGCAGCAGATGGGCCGGCCCCTCGCGGGTGTCCCGCCCGTCGATCAGCACCTGGCCCGAGCTCGGCTCGACCAGCCGGTTGATCATGCGCAGCAGCGTCGTCTTGCCCGAGCCCGAGGTGCCGACCAGCGCCGCGATCTGGCCCGGCTCGACCGTCAGGGTGACATCCTCGACCGCGGGCGTGCCGTCGTAGATCTTGGTGAGGGCGCGGATCTCGATCATCTCAGGCTCCTTGCCGGGAGGTGGCGGGGCGGTCGGCGGCCTCGGCCGCCAGGTCCAGCGCGATGCCCGCGACCAGGGCCAGCGCGATGGTGGGCAGGGCGCCCAGAAGGACCAGGTCCATGGCCGTCTGGTTCAGCCCCTGGAAGACGAAGGTGCCAAAGCCCCCGCCGCCGATCAGCCCGGCAATGACGGCCAGCCCGATGTTCTGGACCAGCACGATGCGCACGGCGGCCAGCAGCACCGGCAGGGCCAAGGGCACCAGTACCCAGGTCAGCAGCTGCACCCGCGTCAGGCCCAAGCCGATCGCGGCCTCTCGGGTGGCGGGGTTCACGCCCGCAAGGCCGGTCAGCGTGTTCGACACCACGGGCAGCAGCGAATAGAGAAACAGGGCCACCAGCGCCGGAAAGAGGCCGATCCCCGCCACGCCCGCCTGCGCGGCGCCGGGCACGTTCGCCGCGATCCATCCGAAGATCGGGATCATCACGCCGAACAGCGCCAGCGAGGGGATGGTCTGCAGGATGTTCAGCACCGACAGGACCGGCCCCCGCATCGCCCGCGCCTGATAGAGCGCCACGCCAAGTGGCAGCCCGACCAGCAGCGCCAGCCCGAGCGATCCGAAGGCCAGCACCAGATGCGCCTGCGCCTCGCGCAAGAACATGTCCTGACGCGCCGCGTATTCGCGCATGACCGACACGCCGTCCAGAAGGCCCGAGTCCAGCAGCGCCGCCAGCGCGGCGATCGCGCCGATCAGCAGCAGCCCGCGCAGCCACAAGGCGGGGCGCAGGCGCGTCAAGGCGTCGGTCAGCATCAGCGCGAAGGCCAGTGCCAGCAGCCAGAAGCCGCTGGCCGGCGCGACGCGGACCAGCGTGTCGTCGGGGGGCGTCAGCGAGGTTGCGGCCCCCCCAAGTGCCAGCAGCACCGCCGCCAGTCCCGCAGCCGCCGCCAGGAGCCGCAGGGCAGGGGGCCAGCGCAGGCAGCCCGCCAGCAGGACCGCACCCAGGCCCAGCAGCAGTGGCAGGCCCAAGGGCAGGGCGGCGGGCAGGCTCAGCCCCTCGCCCGGGACGATGCGGTTCGGCTTGAACTGCACAAGGGGCAGCGCCAGCCCGGCCAGCCCGACCGCGGCGAACAGCAGGCCGGGCCGGTCCAGCCGCAAGGACATCAGTCCAGGAAGCCCGCGGTGGTCATGTAATCCTCGGCGACGGCGGCGGCGGGCTCTCCGCCGATCTGGATGCGGCCGTTCAGCTCCTGCAGCGTCTCCAGGTCCAGCGACTCGAAGATCGGGGCCAGGATGTCGCGAACCTGCGGATAGGCCTGCAGCACCTCGGACCGGATGATGGGGGCGGGCTGATAGACGGGCTGCACGCCCGCGTCATCGGTCATCACCACCAGCCCGGCGGGCGCGATGCCGCCATCGGTGCCATAGACCATCGCCGCGTTGACGCCCGAGGTCTGCTGCGCCGCCGCCGCGATGGTCGCCGCCGTATCGCCGCCCGACAGCTGCACCAGCTGGTCGGGGGTCAGCGCGAAGCCGTAGGTCTCTTGGAACGCTGGAAGCGCCGCCGCCGAGGTCACGAACTCGGTCGATGCCGCCAGCTTGACCTCGCCCCCGCCCGCGATCCATTCGCCCATCTGCGACATCGTCTCCAGCCCGTTCTCGGTCGCCACGTCCTGACGCAGCGCGATGGCCCAGGTGTTGTTGGCGGGCGAGGGGGTCAGCCAGACGATCTGGTTCTGCTCCATGTCCAGCTCGGACACGCGATCGAAGCCCGCCTGCGGGTCCTTCCAGACCTCGCTGTCGCCCTCGTTGAAGAAGAAGGCGCCGTTGGCGGTGTATTCGGGATAGATGTCGATCTGCCCCGAGGTGATCGCATCGCGCATGATCGGCGTGCCGCCCAGCTGCAGGCGGTCCTGCACGGGCAGGTCGGCGGCCTGCAGTGCCATCAGGATCATGTTGCCCAGAAGCCCGCCTTCGGTGTCGATCTTGGACGAGACGGTAATGTCCTGCGCCGAGACGCTCGATCCCAGTCCGATCAGCAGGGCGGCAAGGGGGGTGATGGCTTTCATGGTCGTCTCTCCTGTCGCGCGGGGGCGTCGAATACCTGTGGATCGGGCCATCCGGGGCGGCCACGGTCAACAGGCGAAATGCCCGTGCGACAAATTGGTTCCGACCCCTGCCGTCGCAGGTCCGTGCCCCTGGCCCCGCCCGGACCCCGGGCGATGACTGGCTGCCGATGCGGCGGCGCGCGGGGTCCGGTCCCCCAGACCCCGTGCCCGCTGCGTCAGCCTCCGAAGCCGCCCCGCGCCGCGCCCGCGCTGCCGAACCCGCCGCGCGAGGCGGCCGTGGCGCTGGTCATCGGTGCCCGGCCTGCCGTGGCGGCGGGGCGGGCGAAGCTTTGCGCGCCCATCTGCGCGCGGCCCGCATTGCTGCCGAAGTTCGTGGTGCCCGAGGCATTGGTGAACCCGCCCGTGGCATTGCGGTACATCGGCTGCGAGGCCGCCATGCCGCCGCCCGCGCGGCCCAGCATGCTGCCGATCAGATAGCCTGCCAAGAGCGGCATGAAGATGCCGCCCGACCCGCCATTGCTGACCTGCTGTTCTTCGGACCCGCAATTGCCCGCGCCATGCTGCTC
Above is a window of Paracoccus liaowanqingii DNA encoding:
- a CDS encoding ABC transporter permease; its protein translation is MSLRLDRPGLLFAAVGLAGLALPLVQFKPNRIVPGEGLSLPAALPLGLPLLLGLGAVLLAGCLRWPPALRLLAAAAGLAAVLLALGGAATSLTPPDDTLVRVAPASGFWLLALAFALMLTDALTRLRPALWLRGLLLIGAIAALAALLDSGLLDGVSVMREYAARQDMFLREAQAHLVLAFGSLGLALLVGLPLGVALYQARAMRGPVLSVLNILQTIPSLALFGVMIPIFGWIAANVPGAAQAGVAGIGLFPALVALFLYSLLPVVSNTLTGLAGVNPATREAAIGLGLTRVQLLTWVLVPLALPVLLAAVRIVLVQNIGLAVIAGLIGGGGFGTFVFQGLNQTAMDLVLLGALPTIALALVAGIALDLAAEAADRPATSRQGA
- a CDS encoding DUF1190 domain-containing protein; amino-acid sequence: MRKRSRTVALTILGAAAFTVAGCREEQVEAQAFPDLASCQAAASDGGLVTATECSQAFAEAEALHVEAAPRYDSLAVCEEQHGAGNCGSEEQQVSNGGSGGIFMPLLAGYLIGSMLGRAGGGMAASQPMYRNATGGFTNASGTTNFGSNAGRAQMGAQSFARPAATAGRAPMTSATAASRGGFGSAGAARGGFGG
- the osmF gene encoding glycine betaine ABC transporter substrate-binding protein OsmF, encoding MKAITPLAALLIGLGSSVSAQDITVSSKIDTEGGLLGNMILMALQAADLPVQDRLQLGGTPIMRDAITSGQIDIYPEYTANGAFFFNEGDSEVWKDPQAGFDRVSELDMEQNQIVWLTPSPANNTWAIALRQDVATENGLETMSQMGEWIAGGGEVKLAASTEFVTSAAALPAFQETYGFALTPDQLVQLSGGDTAATIAAAAQQTSGVNAAMVYGTDGGIAPAGLVVMTDDAGVQPVYQPAPIIRSEVLQAYPQVRDILAPIFESLDLETLQELNGRIQIGGEPAAAVAEDYMTTAGFLD